In Myxosarcina sp. GI1, the DNA window GAAGAGGCGGTAATTCCTACCAAACCACCTAAGATTCCGTTGATTACTAAAGGTAGTGCTGGCTTATTAAGACGTAAACCTCGCAACAGCAAAACAAATACCCCGCCTGAAGCCGCAGCAATCATCGTTGTTGAAATAACGTGAGGTATATGAGCTATTGCTTTTACCGAACCACCATTAAATCCCAGCCAACCAAGCCAAAGAATTAAACAGCCCAAAGCTGAAAAGGTAAGATTGTAGGCAGTAAATTGTTTGGGTTCTGCGGTAAATTGCTCTGTATCGATCGAATTGGGATCGTAGCCATTCCAGCCTATTCTAGGACCGAGAAGCATTGTTCCTATTAAACCAGCCATCCCGCCAACCGAGTGAACTACAGTCGAACCAGCAAAATCGAGAAAATTGAGATTTATCGCCAACCAGCCATCGGGTCCCCAAACCCAACGACCTGTTATCGGATAGGCAATTCCTACCAAACAAAAACTAAACCAAAAAAAAGCCCAGAACTTAATTCGTTCTGCAACGATGCCAGAAACAATCGTAGCTGCTGTCCCTGCGAAAACTAGTTGAAAAATAAATACTCCTAAAAAAGACTGTCCTGGGTAGAGTGTGGCTAAACTCTCAAATCCAGTAGGAAAAGCGTTGTTAAAAGGCAGCGCGAAGGTTTGAAAACAAAAACCAGATTGACCCCAAAGGGAATTACCATCGCCAAACATAATTCCAAAACCAAACCACCAAAAAGCAAGAATGGAAACACAAAAAACAATCAGGTTTTTGGCTAAAATATTGACCGCGTTGCTAGTCTGACAAAGACCCGCTTCGAGCATAGCAAACCCCGCATTCATAAAAAACACGAGTATAGCCGCTACTAATAGCCAAACAATACTTAAATAATCATATTCATTCTGGTTTGGGGTTTGTGCTATGGCTATTGGTTGATGGTACAAAGCCAAAACTAAACCAACCAAAAATAAGCAAAAATACCGACAAATGTGTCGGAAACTAAATAAATTTAACAATAGCAATCTTAGATATAAAGTTAGACGGATATACTTGGCAAAATTGAGCGGAGGCGGACGGCAAGGACAATACAACTAATTAGTAGAATACAATACTTTTAGTAGACTATCGAGTTACTTTTTTATCCCTATTTTTCAATCTTTTTAGCTAATTGTTCGATAATGGCATCCGCTTCACCTGCTAACCAGCGAGCAAAACGTCTAGCTAAAATTGGTGCAAAAACTAAAGTACTAGTAAACCCAGAAAAAAGCTGAATGCCAGTAAAAGGTTGAAGTTTGCCCGCTAAAGCAATAGCCCTGTCGTTAAAAGCTACCAAACAATGATGGTAAGTTCCTGGGATTTTTTCTAATGCGGGTAATATGTTGTTTACTTGTTGCCTAATTTTAGCTTCCTCTGCTGCTGCATCGAATTTAGCATGAGGATTGCTAGTAATAGTGCTGATTTGCCCCAGACACAAGCTACCGTCTAAAAATTGCACTACACCAGCATCGAGAATCGAACGAGCTTCATTTTTCTCTTTACCGTTATCAAAGACTAGATCTCTAGCAGCAGCTTCTAAAGCAAACCTTTGCTGAATGGCTGGCATAACTATAGTCTGTAGTTCGAGCTTGACGGGGGGAGTAGTAATAAGCTGGGCGTGGGTAAAATAGTTATCGACCTCGATCCCCGTTTGCAGGAGTAAAGAGCGCGTTAAACCTCCTGCACAAACTATAGTATTGGCAGCATAATAAGTATTTAGCTTGGTTTCAACTCCTAAAATTCGCTGGTTGTCTCTGACGAAATCGATCGCCCGTTCGTATTTTATTTCTCCGCCGTTACGCAAACAGGCTTGTAAATAAACTTCGGTAGTTTTCTGGGCGTGGATGTGTCCGTGTGGTAACTGGAGGCATCCTGCGATCGCGTCTGGATTTAATAGGGGTTCTAGTTCACAGGCTTCTTTAACGCTGAGTAGTTGGGGTTTTGTCGCAAAGCGATCGTAAGTTTTAGCTATAGCTTGCGGATCTGCATCGCGATCGATAGTTAAAACTAGATCTAGCTCTCTAAATTCTGTATCTTGACCTAATTCTTCCGTAAGCT includes these proteins:
- a CDS encoding ammonium transporter, coding for MVGLVLALYHQPIAIAQTPNQNEYDYLSIVWLLVAAILVFFMNAGFAMLEAGLCQTSNAVNILAKNLIVFCVSILAFWWFGFGIMFGDGNSLWGQSGFCFQTFALPFNNAFPTGFESLATLYPGQSFLGVFIFQLVFAGTAATIVSGIVAERIKFWAFFWFSFCLVGIAYPITGRWVWGPDGWLAINLNFLDFAGSTVVHSVGGMAGLIGTMLLGPRIGWNGYDPNSIDTEQFTAEPKQFTAYNLTFSALGCLILWLGWLGFNGGSVKAIAHIPHVISTTMIAAASGGVFVLLLRGLRLNKPALPLVINGILGGLVGITASSAYVSLGIAMFIGAVSGFCIILLEALIEFYRIDDPVGAIPVHLGCGIWGTLAAGLFVNRLPPYIEWEVDRVEQILAQLIGSLSVLTVTIILSLIFWLGIGIILYLIELSNERLKRSPAENRYKIARSHVYRNIYKSERLNPQSPLGWLIKYLKIAKEALRVSVEEEIRGSDGTFYS
- a CDS encoding FAD-binding oxidoreductase, with the translated sequence MMTYDWIIIGAGISGASLAYELSQQKFKVLVLEKDPIPDNATVYSYGGLAYWSGTDELTRQLGREGIELHRQLTEELGQDTEFRELDLVLTIDRDADPQAIAKTYDRFATKPQLLSVKEACELEPLLNPDAIAGCLQLPHGHIHAQKTTEVYLQACLRNGGEIKYERAIDFVRDNQRILGVETKLNTYYAANTIVCAGGLTRSLLLQTGIEVDNYFTHAQLITTPPVKLELQTIVMPAIQQRFALEAAARDLVFDNGKEKNEARSILDAGVVQFLDGSLCLGQISTITSNPHAKFDAAAEEAKIRQQVNNILPALEKIPGTYHHCLVAFNDRAIALAGKLQPFTGIQLFSGFTSTLVFAPILARRFARWLAGEADAIIEQLAKKIEK